One segment of Phalacrocorax carbo chromosome 24, bPhaCar2.1, whole genome shotgun sequence DNA contains the following:
- the DBNL gene encoding drebrin-like protein isoform X3: MVEELNSGKVMYAFCRVKDPNSGLPKYVLVNWTGEGVNDARKGACANHVSTVANFLKGAHVTINARAEEDVEPELIMEKVAKASGANYNFHKESSKFQDSGPQAPVGSVYQKTNAMSEIKRVNKDNFWAKAEKDEENRRLEEKRRAEEERQRLERERRERELQEAAGREQRYKARSSEIEAQKRLQQQQEAEDRDREQQQWKEQAEEYEARQRKGFKRSESVEKAQEAASLIAQRAVNPRDIFKQREKSVPADAVTASQPGKLRSPFLQKEVNSVPSPASPASPAWDVPPASVAPSSAWGTPPASPVPAAGQDTGHNSMLPASHTEEANLYKEPPEPSAIYEEPPQEQADDAKYDYAVEYQQPLDLAGKGLCARALYDYQAADDTEISFDPENIITNIEMIDEGWWRGYGPDGHFGMFPANYVELIE, encoded by the exons ATGGTGGAGGAGCTCAACAGCGGGAAGGTGATGTATGCCTTCTGTAGGGTGAAGGATCCCAACTCTGGCCTGCCCAAATACGTCCTCGTCAACTGG ACTGGCGAAGGCGTGAATGACGCAAGGAAAGGAGCCTGCGCCAACCACGTCAGCACTGTAGCAAACTTCCTAAAG GGGGCTCACGTCACCATCAACGCTCGCGCGGAGGAGGACGTGGAGCCTGAACTCATCATGGAGAAGGTCGCCAAGGCCTCTGGGGCCAACTACAACTTCCACAAGGAGAGCAGCAAGTTCCAGGACTCGGGCCCTCAAGCTCCCGTG ggctctgtctACCAGAAGACAAACGCGATGTCTGAAATCAAGAGAGTCAATAAAGATAATTTCTGGGCCAAAGCTGAG aaagatgaagaaaaccGCCGgctggaggagaagaggagagcGGAGGAGGAGCGGCAGCGGCTAGAGAGAGAGCGTCGGGAGCGGGAGCTGCAGGAAGCGGCAGGGCGAGAACAGAGATATAAAGCAAGATCCAGCGAAATTGAAGCTCAGAA gaggctccagcagcagcaggaggcagaggacagggacagggagcagcagcagtgg AAGGAGCAAGCCGAGGAGTACGAGGCCAGGCAGCGGAAGGGCTTCAAGAGAAGCGAATCGGTGGAGAAAGCCCAG GAGGCGGCCTCGCTGATAGCGCAGAGGGCGGTGAACCCCCGGGACATCTTCAAGCAGAGGGAGAAGTCGGTGCCGGCGGACGCGGTAACGGCTTCCCAGCCAG GCAAGCTTCGCAGCCCTTTCCTGCAGAAGGAGGTGAACTCTGTGCCGAGTCCTGCCTCTCCCGCCTCTCCTGCCTGGGACGTTCCCCCAGCCTCCGTcgccccctcctctgcctgggggaCGCCTCCAGCCTCCCCAGTACCTGCAGCAG GGCAAGACACGGGGCACAACTCGATGCTCCCGGCTTCCCACACGGAAGAGGCAAATCTGTACAAGGAGCCTCCCGAGCCCTCGGCCATCTACGAAGAACCGCCTCAG gAACAAGCTGATGATGCCAAATATGACTACGCCGTTGAGTACCAGCAGCCGCTGGACCTggcggggaaggggctgtgCGCGCGGGCGCTCTACGACTATCAGGCTG CTGATGACACTGAGATCTCATTTGATCCGGAGAACATCATCACCAACATCGAGATGATCGATGAAGGCTGGTGGCGTGGCTACGGTCCCGACGGCCACTTCGGCATGTTCCCTGCCAACTATGTGGAACTGATAGAGTAa
- the DBNL gene encoding drebrin-like protein isoform X1, whose translation MALNLSKNGRALQEAYGRVVAAGSPTDWALFTYEGNSNDLRVAGSGDGGLEEMVEELNSGKVMYAFCRVKDPNSGLPKYVLVNWTGEGVNDARKGACANHVSTVANFLKGAHVTINARAEEDVEPELIMEKVAKASGANYNFHKESSKFQDSGPQAPVGSVYQKTNAMSEIKRVNKDNFWAKAEKDEENRRLEEKRRAEEERQRLERERRERELQEAAGREQRYKARSSEIEAQKRLQQQQEAEDRDREQQQWKEQAEEYEARQRKGFKRSESVEKAQEAASLIAQRAVNPRDIFKQREKSVPADAVTASQPGKLRSPFLQKEVNSVPSPASPASPAWDVPPASVAPSSAWGTPPASPVPAAGQDTGHNSMLPASHTEEANLYKEPPEPSAIYEEPPQEQADDAKYDYAVEYQQPLDLAGKGLCARALYDYQAADDTEISFDPENIITNIEMIDEGWWRGYGPDGHFGMFPANYVELIE comes from the exons ATGGTGGCCTGGAGGAGATGGTGGAGGAGCTCAACAGCGGGAAGGTGATGTATGCCTTCTGTAGGGTGAAGGATCCCAACTCTGGCCTGCCCAAATACGTCCTCGTCAACTGG ACTGGCGAAGGCGTGAATGACGCAAGGAAAGGAGCCTGCGCCAACCACGTCAGCACTGTAGCAAACTTCCTAAAG GGGGCTCACGTCACCATCAACGCTCGCGCGGAGGAGGACGTGGAGCCTGAACTCATCATGGAGAAGGTCGCCAAGGCCTCTGGGGCCAACTACAACTTCCACAAGGAGAGCAGCAAGTTCCAGGACTCGGGCCCTCAAGCTCCCGTG ggctctgtctACCAGAAGACAAACGCGATGTCTGAAATCAAGAGAGTCAATAAAGATAATTTCTGGGCCAAAGCTGAG aaagatgaagaaaaccGCCGgctggaggagaagaggagagcGGAGGAGGAGCGGCAGCGGCTAGAGAGAGAGCGTCGGGAGCGGGAGCTGCAGGAAGCGGCAGGGCGAGAACAGAGATATAAAGCAAGATCCAGCGAAATTGAAGCTCAGAA gaggctccagcagcagcaggaggcagaggacagggacagggagcagcagcagtgg AAGGAGCAAGCCGAGGAGTACGAGGCCAGGCAGCGGAAGGGCTTCAAGAGAAGCGAATCGGTGGAGAAAGCCCAG GAGGCGGCCTCGCTGATAGCGCAGAGGGCGGTGAACCCCCGGGACATCTTCAAGCAGAGGGAGAAGTCGGTGCCGGCGGACGCGGTAACGGCTTCCCAGCCAG GCAAGCTTCGCAGCCCTTTCCTGCAGAAGGAGGTGAACTCTGTGCCGAGTCCTGCCTCTCCCGCCTCTCCTGCCTGGGACGTTCCCCCAGCCTCCGTcgccccctcctctgcctgggggaCGCCTCCAGCCTCCCCAGTACCTGCAGCAG GGCAAGACACGGGGCACAACTCGATGCTCCCGGCTTCCCACACGGAAGAGGCAAATCTGTACAAGGAGCCTCCCGAGCCCTCGGCCATCTACGAAGAACCGCCTCAG gAACAAGCTGATGATGCCAAATATGACTACGCCGTTGAGTACCAGCAGCCGCTGGACCTggcggggaaggggctgtgCGCGCGGGCGCTCTACGACTATCAGGCTG CTGATGACACTGAGATCTCATTTGATCCGGAGAACATCATCACCAACATCGAGATGATCGATGAAGGCTGGTGGCGTGGCTACGGTCCCGACGGCCACTTCGGCATGTTCCCTGCCAACTATGTGGAACTGATAGAGTAa